The segment CCATGAAAAAATTGGAGCAATGTTATGaaaaaaatgataataataaaaaaaaaaacataacaagtCATAAGAATTTTCACCCCTACATAATAGTAGAGGTTTTTCAAACTCCTTGTTTATTTATATGTTGTTTGTATAAGTTGTTTATTTACAATTCGTTAAAAACAAATGGAATTTACCACGACCATTGAAAAAACTCGATAGGAGCTTGTAAATTTACAAACTCCATGAAAAAGTTCCTCCaatatattttttgatatttTAGACCATTTTGGTTTGAAAAAGCTCATATTTTAGGTTATTATAGATGCTTTGGAGAAATAAATGTTTGCACATGAAAGCATCTAGAGGGTGTACcatagttatacttgcaaaaaagTTAAAGGTTCGAGTTTTGATAACAATTATAGATTTTCACTGAAAGTTTTAATTTCAATGTGGATTGGATTCTTTGTGCCCATCATCTCAGTCACGAGGCACTTAGGAGGTATAAAGTAATTTCATTGTGGATTTAGCTCCCTATACACGTTGGACCCATACGTATCATGTAGCAAACCCTATATGTAGCAGTCCACTGTTAATAGTGGGGCAGTACGATATGGGTCAATTTGAGATTGCTGGAAGaataatgtttttattaaataatataaatttGTCTATGCTTCATAACATAGAGACCAATTTGTTGCACTTGATTTCTTCACACAAGATAGAAGCAATGTACCCtacaattttatatttttatgtgtatgtatatcTCAAGAAAAATGTATGGTTTTTTAATAATTGCTCATCCAAACACTAGCATATTGTTATTGTTTATCTTGGTTAGATACAATATATCAAACGATGATGAAATTTTCACTACATTATGTACAATTTAACTCCTCTTTTCTAAATTTACAATTGTAATGCCTCTTTAATCTTACATAGAAAGTTAACCATTTACTTCAAAATTGATTTATAGCAAGAAAAATGACGGGTAATACATTTACTATTTATCTTAATGTTATGATGATCTATATAATAAAGGTTAAAGTCAAAGATGATAGCATATTCTTTATTTGTCGTATCTAAGTCATCAATTTTTGTGTTCGTTAAAATTATTTTAACTACAAAAATGTTCCACTCAAAGCACACGAATAACTTTCTAATGGGTTTAAATAGTATGTTTTCAATATGTATTTTAGACGTATAATACAGACGTTTAAATATTATGAGACAAAAACTTACTTTTCATTTGTCCTACCTAGAAAGCTTTTATATACGTACTAAATCACCGTACCTATAAAAAAATCAGGCCACTCGTTAATTCATTGACTTATATAAAAGCTATCAAGAAAATCCATCACTAACCACAAATATGGTGGGTGCCACATCACTGTCATCTCATCACCACAGACAACCAATATCCATCAATAACCACAAATATGGTGCGTGTTATATCACTGTCACCTCATTACCACATACAACCCCTAAATGTTGTTATACCTACCACTCCACATCATTatattctttttttatttaaataaaaatatatattttttaatcatTTACAATGTAAAAAGAGGTAGAGAGAGTCAAagagagatagaaagaaagaaattaattAGACATTGTCCATCATCCTCCCACCACAAATGAGCATGACCATTTAGAACCGCTAGCCCCCACTAAACATCATGGTGGTGTTAATGTTATTGGTTGGGTCTCGAGTGGACAACGAAACCCTCCGTTGAGAGTACTAAATAGCCTAACCACAAAAGACATTATTTAGATTTGAATACTTGGCCTATTTTATGGAATTTATGTAGTGAGGCCTAACCCGTATTTGTATATTGTATCAATTTATTATCCCATATTTGTATATTGTCCCATTTATTATTGGAATGAGAATCACTACAGGAAAATACGTTTATTCCGTGGTGTCATAAATGTAACCAATTCTCCTTTGATTCTTTCTTTTCTTAGATATGTCtttattgttggtgattttaataTCACCGGACATTTTATGTAATTCGAACTAAAATGTGAGCTAATGAGACTtattatttgtatgctatattatATGTTCAATGAATGCAGAGCGCATGCATATATAAGATCGAATTATAAGCCGGTATGACAGAAAAGTTTGCGCCCCTTTGCGGGGTCCTACAGGTAGCACCCCTAGCGGAGTCCAAATGGCAGAGCCCCTGATGGAGGTTCCGTTAACCCGTCAGCGGGCGGGGTCGAGGGGCAGTGCCCCCGTAGGGTTTGGGGCAGCGCCCCAAAAGGTCTTCGAAACAACGCTTCAATAAATTGCATATTTTATACATCATATATTTCGTACATTatatatgtctatatatgcatgACCCTTAAGAACCACACTTCAATAAATTGGAGCACATCCTTCGATACATCTCGAGAACCATACACCACTTCCTTAATCTATATGTTTGCACAACTTTCGGTTATTGCTTTTTCTTGGGCAATAGACTCGCCTCTTGGTCCTCCAAACATCAACACATAGTTTCTTGTTCCGGTGATGAGTGATGATACCGAATATCACAAGGTTGCCAACGTTGTTAGTACTTCTACCACTTTTGTATACCACAACAACTTCAACGTCATCTACATAACCTCCAATACACATAAAGATTGACACACCGTGACACATTCATATTCACCATGTCCTCTCGATATCATACCCAAACATCTTTATCAAGGGCTTACATATGCTTTATCAAACAAATATCTTCCACTtggattttgttatttattttctaATTCCTCTTCACATTCTCTACAATCCGCCTTTATATGGTGTTAATAAACCACAAAACCCACACTTTATCATGGATGTTAGTTCTAAGAAAATGTTAAGTCGCCGAACTAAGGTAAAACACGTTTTGTCATATAGACGTCATCTTTGAGCATATTTGACTTTATCAACCCGAGTATTTGATTTGATAATCTAAGGTAAAACACGTTTTGTAAATGACTTAAAAGTTAAAACATACAAAAATAAAGTTGGATAACCTTTGTACATAGGTTTCTGTAAACATAATGACTTAATACATACAAAAAAAGGCTAAAATCAACCTTGCATTATGATTTTCAATTTTGGATTCTACAAAATGTGACATACAATATTCAAAAACTGGAATGCTCATTTCGATTCTTGAATCAGATCCAAATACAAGACCTCTTCCAATATAACATTCCTTCTACAATAATACCATATTTACCCTTTCCACACCTACCCAGGGTTCTACCCAATAAACCAGTTCCAACCCTTCATGAATCAAACTACATTAACAACTAAAAACCTAACTTCAACTGCTAAACACCTGTAGTACCTGACCAAGAAATTGGTGTAGACAAATTCATGGGTGCTTCTGGAATCATACAATGTTGTTGCCACTGATTCATTTCGTTTCTTGGAATTTGTTGTGAGTTGGCATCTTCGATATCCATGGTTATGGCTTCCATATCATCTGCATCCATCATCTCAGATGCTTCAGGGAACTCCACTTCTGGGTTTCCACGGTGGTGTGAAGGCGGTGCCACCCATGGAACCACCGCTAGGCTACCTTTACTTGGCTCGGAGCCACCTTCTAGTTTCTCTGTTTTGTCATCATCTGAAGATTTGATTATATATGGAGCGAAGAACTTACTTTTGTACCCTGAAAGGAAGTCAGAATTAACTGAAATGGAGAAAGGTGAACGAGATTGGAATGAAGGAATGTTGTTCATGGGGTCGTATAGAACAATAGCCCTCTCTTCATTCTCAGGAAGACTACCATTCAGCTCATTAATGGCTACCGGGCTACTTGTCATTACTTGTTCCATGGATGTAGCTTGAGAGGGAACCGATTGTTCAAACACCACTGGATTCCCCATCTCTTCTTCCTCAATTATTGGAGGCAAATCAGCATCCTGAACACAATTAAAATCCTTCATTAATCGGAACTAATTTTCGCGAATCAAAGCGAGCAAAAAGTTACTAACAAAAACCACACGGAATTGCTATTTGCTAATAAAAAAAATCTAGGTTTCGCAAAGAAAATCCAGCTTTAATCAGACGGAATATTCAAGAGAATTTTGAACGACAGCTATCAACCgaaccctaaaccctagattATCTAGATTGTGGAGACGAATGCTACTTACAAGTaacaaataaacaattttttcatATCGTAAAGCATCACAGAACAGAAATTTaagtatatgtgtatgtatgtatgtatgtatgtgtgtacgCACCAGACGGCGGATTTTCCTAGCCGGAGAAGAAAGGGAGAAGTCGCAGAAGTCGTCGTTAACTTCATCTAGATCTTTCCTCTTCAACTTCACCGGTAAATAACCTTCCATCGTACAATTACGCGGTTTTTGATAAACTTTGACAGCAACTCCTACCGATTCTTTCTGCAGCTTCGATGCAAACGGTTTTTGATAAGCTTTGACAGCAATTCCTACGATCAAACACAAACTTTCAGTAAAATTTGCTCCGAGTGGATGATCAGGATTATTGTTGAGCGTGTGGGTTTTAAGATTTATCCTGAAGCAACTATCGTTCTTTCTCCCTCTGGATGTCTCCAGAAACTGTGTTTGCCTTTTAAAGCaatggattttttattttttttacaaattaattTTCGTATAAAATTCACAAATCTAAATTAACGAGTTTAATTGATGGCAAAACCAAAATAACTgtgttctttttatttatttatttattttttaaatttatctaAATTCACAAATCTAATagatttattttaatgttttagattttttaaatatgatttattttaattttccattttagattttttttatgaCATCGTTACATTTGATAATTCTATTAGTTGTGAGactcgtatattatacgggtcggataaaacaaaaaatatatatatatatatatatatgaaggtttaaacaaaaatttgtttaaatttgaaacttaaaaggaaacatattaaatactatatgagttgtaatattgtaatttattgatgattttcaattaagacaattattaattaaagtgtaaatatgatgtgttaattaagaaggataaaaaaaagagaaaatgcaaatggaaaaaatatttattcaaaaataccacaaaataacaagtgtcaaaactcattagAGATTGACATGTagtaaaaaaaatctttatttattaaggaggatttaACTTCATTTACTTGATCTTTACATTATTATTAAAGTTTCACATTTTATTTTTAGATCGAAAAATATCCCAACTATTTATATTAGTATTGAGTATTGATAGGTTCAAGACTATAGAGATTAATTGGGTATCACATAAAGAATGCCAACATGCCAATTCGGCAATTCCTATGTTCAAATTCACAAAATTTGGATCAATAATTTTAAGACATTTAACACCTTACACCATCAACATGAGGAGGCGTAAAGAAGCAATCTGTGAgtgataatgacttgaaagggtaacgaactttcgatttttgttacatttagtcactaaactttttttcgctatctatttgccattgaactattgaaactgttcacattttacccttatgaccggctgttgccggtcataagggtaaaatgtgaacagtttcaatagttcaatggcaaatagatagcgaaaaaaagtttagtgactaaatatgaacaaaatcgaaagttcgtttccctctaaaaagttcaatgactaaatgtgaacaaactttctcttgtattatgttttagcaaattatttatttttgttaaattgtagcaacatttgttgatgaagaaaattatgaaataaaaaaaaaaaaaaacagaaccctgaaaatatatttaaaaaaaacaaaaaaccaaaaccgaaataaaaaaaccaatggtttgacattttccaaaataaaaaatcaaaatttcttatctgattttggttttacaaaaaaatgaatcaTTCTCACTGATGTGATATGACCAttagtttggcatgcggaatttgtgaatcccatgaatatgtagttacaacatcgtctgaactcgtaattcatagtaaggggttagagtatcatcgcatgaatacgtagttacaacatcgtatgaactcgtaattcatcacctacaggttatgggcctgctggtgtttccattgggttgtctagaatagtccatggtcgccatctatactctggtagatgactacatcgccacattatcggttaaggttatggtatctcctttcatcctacatcacatattcatcatcatctatttacctaattatcatcacctttctgtcctcacctatctctcatcattttatttcatcacacaccaactatttcatctacccatgtttcatccgcaacatatttgtagatataaaataaatatatcgtttaaatcttttaaaacatgtataaaatcgttcatccaacatagacagcaagtattcaaataatatgcacacatagcacgtaatttatataaaatacttcatatctatgtgtaagatgaagatgactatatataccataaaaatcccataaatgcttcctaacttcgaaccccaaggtttactctactaaagcttcatattctcggctctctggacctagaagggtccagatctatcacaccaaaaagctcaagatagctcttcctttcactctacacactcaagctcgctagggttctcacttGTGGGAAAGGTAGTTgcaattgaaggccataagtgcctttaaatatggctcgggcccaaagatttagggtttctaccaacaacgtggactcgtcgagtcgcctcaccgattcatcgagtccattcattaatccgagtcatcagtcgctaccttactcaacgagttgaggcgtcaactcgtcgagtctctcttcctaactcaaaagaaaaatacttaaattatgatacctggaaatccggatgttacattatgCTTTTTTATTTCAtacatttcttcatcaacaaatgttgctacaattaaacaaaaataaataatttgctaaaacataatacaataggaattttgttcacatttagtcattgaactttttagagggaaacaaaCTTTCGATTTTgctcacatttagtcactaaactttttttcgttatctatttgccactaaactattgaaactgttcacattttacccttatgaccggtaacaaccggtcataagggtaaaatatgaacaatttcaatagttaAATGgaaaatagataacgaaaaaaagtttagtgactaaatgtgacaaaagtcgaaagttcgttaccctttcaagtcattatccctacaAAATAATTAGAGAGTTTGTCTTTGACATTTGGATAAATTGCATACGGGTGTTGAAACTATAAGATATAAACACTATTCTAACTATCAATAAATCATACACTCTACaaattagaaaattagaaaagcAAATTCAAACTCATGTAATGGAATAAATATATTGAAGCAACATGAACAATAAAATATTATCGGTCAAAGTTTATAGCAGTGTACGACTGGTTTTCGTTCATGTTTAGTTAGGAATCTAAAACAAATAAGAATGAAGGTTTTTGGGAAAAACTCTTGTCACAAATTTTGTTGGTTGCGGCATGAGGTGCCATGTAGGACGCAACACAACTAGTTAAGATGTGTGGCGCACCGCAGCAAAGCCAAAGCAATAGGTCTCAGTTTTTGGCCCCTATTTATGGAACATAACATACAGGGTTTTCTCTCTCATCGGCCTCAGAGAAACCATATCCCCCTTGTGCATCCTTAAGTGGTTCTTGGCCTTTTGAGAGAAGTTTGGTGAAGAAGTAAGCTTGTGGGGCTTGGTGAAGTCATTTCTAGTTGGATTaaagtgtctaagctcataactaaattgatatattctTCTAATTAGAAGCAAAATTCTTTTTAGGTTGCCTCTATAACTAGAACTTGATTAGAATgacatttgtagagagagagagagagagagagaaagaggataactttattagtttattatgtaattaatatattataataagtgattttttaataaattatatgaataatatattaattgaaaataGATAGTTGATTTGTTAATTAAAGGTGCAATGATTGAGCTGTAATTATTCAATAATGAAACAAATGAGAGGATTTAGAAACCTCCATCATATGGACGGCTTTGAAGACcctattagggtttctagaagcctCCAAATGATAATTGAGAAATTAGATAATTGTCTGATTTgacatattattattatatgttcaAATTTAGAGTTTATAGGGTTTCCTGGcacctataaataggacccttagGTCCACTATTTTCGTGCATTTCTACACCTAGAAAAATCTGAATTTCTCTTGTTCTCCTCTTCTCTCCAATCTTGTCTTCTAGCTCTAGGGTTTAggtgtgattcattagaggcatcatcATTTTGGTGCTAAGCTTTCCAAGACCAACAACTATCGGggattgaagtgatttgtttactacaaTAAGTCAaatgtatgtaaccctaattcttatATTTTGAGTATATTAGGGTTCATCTAGTTttgttgttcattgtatgttgcATTCAAAGTGTTAAGACATAGATTATTTAGGTTACATGTATCCTTAAGTGTTAAGTGAAATTTCGCAAGCACAtagttttgtaacctataaaacccatcagtggtatcagagcctcggCGTGTCTAACATTAAGTGTACATGAGATGACCTGAACACAATCGATTTTTGGAAAAATTTGTTGGTCACGTCGTGACACACTGCTTGTCACGACGTGAGACCAGCTCAAAATGAAAATTCAGGATTTTCTGCCTAATTTGGCTTGTGTGGTTATATTTATGACTATCTTATTTGAATTCTGTCAAAATCCGATTGTTCCATGTCTtagataattaaaataaaatcctaAATATTAGGAGATAATCTTGgatagataatatttaattataagattaattaaattgaattatccttatggatttaataataaatttagttataagattaattaaaagataattataaaTCCATGATAggtttaaattgattaattaattatatgattaatttagataattaatatttaaaccttgtgttttaaaaacttttaaaatacacgATATACATATATAAAACGTTTAATACTGTATGTATAGCTAAAAGTCAGTCGAAGCaatagtagacctcattcatgaagtctgcTATAAGAGGGGGATAAGGAAATAACCTTTAAAATGACCGTTGAATGGATGTTCTTTTCACCCACCGCTCTTTTGTgaggtagagggtcgttagccgaatgggtttgcGAGGACATAAAAGATTAAAAGTGTAATCTACTAGAACATTCTTttaaaatctcactctagttactttaggaaaaatgtgaaattgtatgatAATCCATGAAAAAGCACATCATTTCTTTGTGAGTTGTTAGTGGagcattgtaacatcccaaaaattgtaaggtcatttttaattcaaccgttaaaacaccatttagtatTACCAATCATTCAAAGGTATATTAATGTAAAAACAGTTATCAAAgtttaatcccaaaatcataaagttgcGAAAACATGGATAGATGCAGTGCAGTCACATTAGACCCTTCTCTTTTGtatcgaaagtacctgaaaccataaacaataaaccgtaagtacaaagcttagtgagttcccccaaaataccacatactaaacaaacatacaactaagcatatatgggtgtttgcctaccccttcagtctatttcaaccggatattatcaagcatatatgggtgcttgtaATCCCATTCAGTCTATTTCTACCGGATattgtcaagcatatatgggtgctcgcaatccccttcagtctatttcaaACGGATACTGTCAAACATATCCaggtgcttgcaatccccttcggtctGTTTCAATCGgatatcgggtctatttcacccctactactaccacataatatcgtAACAAGAATCACAGAGTCATCAAGCAAATACAGGCATAActgaaaattatcacaaagacaatcatcacgTTACATCATAACTAGTGgcctgacattggtgccttcgacccatggatacagTGAAGGAGAACTCACCTCACGCTACTGAATATCTCAGATAAAAGCTCGAACTGTTGATCCGGAAAAATCCCCGCGCTAAAATcatcaaataacacccaattaatggattagcatacaatttcacatttttggtcCTAACTTTCTAAAGACACCCAAAGCTCCAAATGGGCCGAagcacaagaaggcccactgatAAAAAAACTAGGGCCCAACAaggccaaaaagcccaaaatcACATCTCACGTCGTGACTAGTCCTTGGTCACGTCGTAAGAGCTCACTCGATCAGATCCCAACTCATCCCGACTCAACTTAGCCAACTCAGTCAAGGAATAACACCTAAGCTGACCTCACGATGTGAACAACCTATCCTTACATCGTGAGCCTCAACAAGCTCATCAGAAACGGGACCAAACTATCCTCATGTCGTTAGACCTTGTGTCTCATGTCGTGAGAACAGCCTGAGGCTAAAAATCCaacttttaagtccttaatccattaagccttgaACTCTAACTTTCCATAAGGTATTATAAcctcttaatacactagaaaaCCGATGCTTTAAGACATATATGTCCAACATATGTCTAAATGTCATTTTGGTCCAAAGTTAAAGAAAAGACATCCAACTTTCATAAAATGCTCCAAAAACTCAACCATTTTCTTGATCTAAATTCCAAGACATCCCTAAGGCCCTCATAACTCATAAAGTTACCAAATCTACGGTTTCTATTCACTCAACATGCTTAATCAAGAAGAAAAGTAGGACAAAACTTAGCTCTAGCCTTATATAACCATAAAGGTAGGAGCTTTATCGCTTACAATGGTCCAGAAACAATGTAAGGTGATGTTGATGATGATTCCTTGCAAGCCACAACACAATATCACCTTCTCCTTCTTATTCTTTCCTCCTTTTTCCAAACCAAGAAAAGCTCCAAAATCACCAAAGATCAAGAAAGGATGGGCACTAGGTTTTTTATGAGGTGAAAGAGGGTTTGGGGTTGctaagaaaccctaaaatgaggTTAGAGATGcttaaatacgaaggaaaccctaaaagatcatgggcttgggttgcatcgctcctcacgtcgtgagctcttgttactcacgtcgtgagttgtgacatccccaaattcacagttattttaaaatttttatttatgcttatttaaaaatcaaagtatccattttaaataataatattgcgaattttgttcccagaaaacatgataaaggtatcatcaaagcatttccgaataaatgtattttgtttatattaaaacattgggatgtcatcgtcaatacaaaaacattagaataaacagaccttacattcatttacacaaaTGATTTACATATCCGTTAATCTCTCAGCGTAATGtaacttcgtatcgacacctgtgatacaaataaactgagtgggtcaagttgggaaacctggtgagtatatagagttttcaatccacaataatataattattatgtttaatcatcaaacaattaacccaacttcccatccccattatcttctttattcttaaggatctaccctaagaat is part of the Lactuca sativa cultivar Salinas chromosome 7, Lsat_Salinas_v11, whole genome shotgun sequence genome and harbors:
- the LOC111888567 gene encoding uncharacterized protein LOC111888567; amino-acid sequence: MEGYLPVKLKRKDLDEVNDDFCDFSLSSPARKIRRLDADLPPIIEEEEMGNPVVFEQSVPSQATSMEQVMTSSPVAINELNGSLPENEERAIVLYDPMNNIPSFQSRSPFSISVNSDFLSGYKSKFFAPYIIKSSDDDKTEKLEGGSEPSKGSLAVVPWVAPPSHHRGNPEVEFPEASEMMDADDMEAITMDIEDANSQQIPRNEMNQWQQHCMIPEAPMNLSTPISWSGTTGV